Proteins from a genomic interval of Plasmodium reichenowi strain SY57 chromosome 11, whole genome shotgun sequence:
- a CDS encoding kinesin-like protein, putative: EKELISQINFIDLAGSEKFNDIEMINKKELININNTLSILNRVIMALSTKNKITKNMENKISANEKVKMNMSNIPNIHIPYRDSKLTRLLKNSLNGNSFNYILICLNLNTYKIDDFINSLIFAKRCKMIKQKIKKNKTKKYSSNSENEMSNNTSEQSSYESYDSTCDLYHSINNKNKNHHDKNPFHNNLYYYKGKKIKMKNINNHTDIMINKLFSCFTFLIRKKYNDLIKQKNSIFNNLIKLIKTEEQNKDQLKNHKNYLLNILKRKKKQLKYNKEYLNNIIHSKKKTTLKYEENKDTNKIVSDLSNSSIEQNKNLKEKNHSNFFTFSYDNTKQPHNKMNTQMNNLTSDIHEKKSNDNIYNDNIYNDNNYNDNIYNDNNYNDNNYNDNIYNDNIYNDNIYNDNIYNDNNKENHHHNINNDDDYNYYYNNGKKNESQNIHPTFNSNITSFDKKHIKNKNHNQKDILYEQENISNSSIYMNSSKKEDHINRIYSDIHILYQLELKELNKKKIYIQEINSINSNLYNLMNKFANMLRNIYLNKYSVVIKNGNKKLNLCNYYYTNINETYNINHFNKNAENLLNSNHNFKNINEDIFSIYQKINQ, from the exons agaaaaagaattaattTCTCAGATCAATTTTATCGATTTAGCTGGATCTGAAAAATTTAACGATATTga aatgataaataaaaaagagttgattaacataaataatacattatCAATTCTTAATAGGGTCATTATGGCATTAAGTactaaaaataaaattacgaaaaatatggaaaataaaatatctgcaaatgaaaaagtaaaaatgaatatgaGTAATATTCcaaatatacatataccTTACAGGGACTCTAAATTGACAAGGTTACTCAAG AATAGTTTAAATGGAAACTCGTTCAACTACATTTTGATATGCCTTAATTTGAATACATACAAAATAGATGACTTTATTAATAGTCTAATATTTGCAAAAAGATGTAAAATGATAAAacagaaaataaaaaaaaataaaactaAGAAATATTCTTCTAATTCAGAAAACGAAATGAGTAATAACACATCTGAACAAAGTTCTTACGAAAGTTATGATTCTACTTGTGATTTATATCATTCtattaataacaaaaataaaaatcatCATGATAAAAATCcttttcataataatttatattattataaagggaaaaaaataaaaatgaaaaatatcAATAATCATACAGATATTATGATTAATAAACTGTTCAGTTGTTTTACATTTCTTAtcagaaaaaaatataatgatttgataaaacaaaaaaattctaTTTTTAACAATTTAATTAAACTTATAAAAACtgaagaacaaaataaagatcagttaaaaaatcataaaaattatcttttgaatatattaaaaagaaaaaaaaaacaactaaaatataataaggaatacttaaataatataatacattctaaaaaaaaaacaaccTTAAAgtatgaagaaaataaagatacAAACAAAATTGTAAGTGATCTATCAAATTCATCTAttgaacaaaataaaaatttaaaggAAAAGAATCATTCcaatttttttacattttcatATGATAATACCAAACAACCACATAACAAAATGAATACACAAATGAATAATCTAACTAGTGATAtacatgaaaaaaaatctaatgataatatttataatgataatatttataatgataataattataatgataatatttataatgataataattataatgataataattataatgataatatttataatgataacatttataatgataatatttataatgataacatttataatgataataataaagaaaatcaTCATCACAATATAAACaatgatgatgattataattattattataataatggtAAAAAGAACGAGTCGCAAAATATACATCCTACAtttaatagtaatataaCATCCTTTGATAagaaacatataaaaaataaaaaccATAATCAAAAggatattttatatgaacaagaaaatatttctaattcttctatatatatgaattcatcaaaaaaagaagatcATATAAATAGAATTTATTCAgatattcatatattatatcaattagaattaaaagaattaaataaaaaaaaaatatatattcaagaaataaattctattaatagtaacttatataatttaatgaACAAATTTGCAAATATGCTCagaaatatttatcttaataaatatagtgtggtaataaaaaatggaaaCAAGAAATTAAATCTATgcaattattattatacaaatataaatgaaacatataacataaatcattttaataaaaacgctgaaaatttattaaactCTAATCATaatttcaaaaatataaatgaagatatattctctatatatcaaaaaataaatcagtaa
- a CDS encoding hypothetical protein (conserved Plasmodium protein, unknown function), producing the protein MSDTKEDKNDIILNKNEEEDNINNNNIILYKSFDDFKINYSYKTRNDLHENDKIKEEDDHEIKRKLIKLINTNFYIDKCIHFKKFSKDELYKTFIYSNFLTKALILYPSLMPYVECIIEKIKKIKNENITFFPAIEQFNFSIEHSVSSYQTGKQTFNNHPNFYTNYYQSFIKNDNIPYINQTNIFDNNIKNKYMLDDKFGSTSLYNNNENNNENNNDKYLNTYYASPRGNQIYNLFQDINNNHHNNNINSYSNNKYFNYNMLNKNNLEETRRYPNNDYRNIIIPNNLNSNNVHMNNIYPELNNTYNNMNNTYHLNNVHSTSLQNNYNPNNNFDHSMKNIKNETNNNNNNNNNIYSPELNTHLRVYKNINEYDIIELKICTTLNNKYICRYIGIHSGMTLYNIHRCICICLGVKKEDTDNYLHVFILNNGNIYGSGKKCSVSIIRKIQINTDRHITFKHIIKTPLYLYKSKEDKNKNNSNDNNNNNNNNNNTNSNSNNNNSNNSNSNNNTTNNNSSNNNTTNNNSSNNTTTNNNNSSNNNTTNNNSSNNTTTNNNSSSSNNNNNNHYYYNNYKNEKELNNSSSLEHSNIIMNNDNIHNNINNNHINNITDLNNMNVNQSNMKENNNIIDYMNNNHNNNNDNYNNNHLNNSINKLYTNNVYFTEDSQKRNPLQTYNTSKNTNNFLNVNNFTSSYNFPNINNMDTNIYNNIACNNFNKNINNNINDISINKHNNIFNNMNHLNHLDNDSYIQNNLYKNHMNVNTNILYNPIMNNINNVQINNLSIPNNKNEDNNEINHDDSNDDDSNSSHITLNKSDKNKNYFSLNPKYQIYQNHNINKNIQNNLNEQRKEKNDQQNDNIKEIKNKELLNDAISSIEDSNDNSYSKYITSSDISQNNTVNSFQHNKQVAVNFMYNNIMLDNNNNINDDNNNNNNYFCIPCGYNTKEYKYNIYNTYNYPNNANHIYNNMNISYNNNNNNNNNSNSAYNNNYVTYNNFHSSYHNNYIVHNNFHNPYNIYDNIQNTEQNKLCNINQNDERQNNSFNHINTDPHKVVNSNNFQHINTFHYNNNLNHNILTESSNLNRKNENDYIPSSYSQIHNHQICKKVEEYTYNSINQNTNNFNNNVMMLMNTSNNMPLDTNTYNCNNNKIIYKHIINDHINQEDNNVEYENLNNSCDNTQNKETFCNQDLINSSNINNNTSSYTFQNNNDLYTKKKIMQYNHDNIYKINTTSENIGSQHTNNKTSIYNHKNGAYEQHTEQNNEQNIEQNIEQNVEQNVEQNVEQNVEQNVEQNVEQNVKQNVEQNVEQNAEQNSNNESIKNNTVETFKRNKNQITNSNNFISKQENDTNNILNNININIKEQINRHKINEFQWEKSNKIDIEKNNCLTTKYDNENDNENDNENDNENDNENDNTYSKNNDIVICNNHNNSSHVQKNYYNMNESMINENNIIITERENLKNTTEEYFTNELIKKDSLEKNKSDTKFLIKFNNEIKKEEKKKDNINIFINNNIYELKEINGNKNRSDYFHNTKDDKENITNVYSNNHLSVPLNKYNDEDKQLIKQMNHASNLNPIFDYNYHNNYSSTNSQPLIKNNTENLHSFKNETHSTYVKYIKNEINNMNNSVDVPTKKNDYMYTNYLNMEHIKMNNMEKEIIKKEKNNEIQGQRIHVEHDRDLHYNTTQEKNIINNQNPQTNHDGDINININSNKFTTLTTLKEKYQNNINTNEQHNKNEENKNKNVINNTSQMINDNNVIQNDINNMNNKENQNVYINVHTQYKSDNISSFEKNFITLKNNNNHNNNHNNNNNYYYINNDNIHLNDSHIDIMKTNNINKNMTTNSTPYFNHNIISNDCSPNNINQNIFVDPNKYIYNSKHTNYNAYHDESLQVVGNHNSSSLLRNTNESFSNQYDNKKNLEAHHIDDDKNKEAFHNDDDKNKEAFHNDDDKNKEAFHNDDDENKEAFHNDDDKNKEAFHNDDDKNVVTFHNDNYNNNYYFDGNNNMQDESFYSNNSHAEYNQSNIEYISNDDMNYSHIQQYTNGFCYTNNNQYINNPELTNNSTYIYNNSYMNNNTYSFNKEYSNNNMCHHKNDNIHMINDIATKLNHHPMNMYNSCNNNIIYNNNNNNQMYDNNINNMYNDYYNYNNNNNNNMYNNYYNYNNNNMYNNYYNYSNKNFYMNQKYTEGATSFMNIDDMKDAGNENNMHILNNNSINQTYYHSKMKNNNNNNDDDDDNNNNNNNNNNNNNNIMMNNNYQPFLYENQYNKHMHMMNQQIQKDTNTSFKHITCNQKFIENNKINTSNDQNVTNMPILYSMNKEQYINISNHNNGCNYDNINSINVYENNNEYIAPKNILYKSEEKENLYNSSSIYNQNYEQKYINYMNNASYIMNNNMNNYTNNYNVQNFRTFKNNVFQQPLSYSNGSEAMLNASEFNQGINKENFQGEYVSNLVNSNKDNVTNVDGVLGIKKDKENDNNEEENDEEENDEEENDEEENDEEENNEEENKEEENKEVQNNEVQNNEVQNNKVQNNKVQNNKVQNNEVQNNEEENNNVDNNNNIFYNMEGSQKICHDDITLNECLNSIDINEGEKKTFEENKSSFSMLYLFGKVKFYISIIDIIHNKTNSHDLLWVPRCCNGSYGTFLKYNYSNMNEINKYTHDEGIDIDSINLKLMETRFSKNVASSRTTKRKRMIDIDKTVLHYYKEHISEFFNDKNKIIKLTKKLCKYKKKRKFNDTQKKGTYKDEKDYDNYDVLPNGDEQNHENKKQEDNNNNNNNNNDNNNKNNHNNDNHKNNSNNKAKGKNMGKGKKQTPNRMNNTKNVQNGKNTKNTKNINNINNIKNISNMSNVESINSMTSIKSVDGENRMNNTISINGINKTESINNIDITQNMNNINSINNINGINNINGINNINGINNTNGINNTNGINNTNGINNINHINHINNINNMNNMNNMNNMNNMNNINNMNHMNNMNNKNRINSLSNKNNINPINQYNDEKQNVLNSHLQFNQVNYHNNLVNGLHKNNFLNNNNYTNTTDINGNNMISHNDHMNNKLYSNINNNYYYNRANNEISNNTSNNHNNNCNTYESKYQTMIHNNNIGHDLKQQINNYNENTSSNNNLSISQLLEGNTNFINISNTFINTNYSNDFHQTNDLLVNHNNIDLKYLSDNINTNTYNEQ; encoded by the exons atgagtgatacaaaagaagataaaaatgatattatattaaataaaaatgaagaggaagataatataaacaataataatattatattatacaaatcTTTTGATGATTTCAAAATTAATTACTCTTATAAAACCAGAAACGATCTTcatgaaaatgataaaataaaggaaGAAGATGATcatgaaataaaaagaaaattaataaaattgatCAACACTAATTTTTACATAGATAAATGTATACATTTCAAAAAGTTCAGTAAAGATGAATTGtataaaacatttatatattccaATTTTTTAACTAAAGCATTAATTTTGTATCCTTCTTTAATGCCTTATGTGGAATGtattatagaaaaaataaaaaaaataaaaaacgAAAACATTACATTTTTTCCAGCTATTGAACagtttaatttttctataGAACATTCAGTAAGTAGTTATCAAACGGGAAAGCAAACATTTAATAATCATCCGAACTTTTATACTAATTATTATCAGagttttataaaaaatgataatattccctatataaatcaaacaaacatttttgataataacataaaaaataagtaCATGCTTGATGATAAATTTGGTAGTacatcattatataataataatgaaaataataatgaaaataataatgataaatatttaaatacatattatgCATCTCCCAGGGGaaatcaaatatataatttatttcaagatataaataacaaccatcataataacaatattaatagttatagtaataataaatactttaattataatatgctcaataaaaataatttagaAGAAACAAGAAGATATCCAAATAATGattatagaaatataattatcCCAAATAATTTGAACAGCAATAATGtacatatgaataatatatatcctgaactaaataatacatacaaCAACATGAATAATACatatcatttaaataatgtaCATTCAACCAGTctacaaaataattataaccctaacaataattttgatcactctatgaaaaatattaaaaatgaaacaaataataataataataataataataacatatacTCTCCAGAATTGAATACACATTTACGtgtttataaaaacattaatgaatatgatattataGAATTGAAAATATGCACTACATtaaacaataaatatatttgcCGATATATAG GTATTCATAGTGGCATGACTTTGTACAATATTCACAGGTGTATTTGTATATGCTTAGGagtaaaaaaagaagatacCGACAATTATTTACATGTATTTATTCTAAATAATGGAAATATATACGGGAGTGGGAAAAAATGTAGTGTTAgtattataagaaaaatacaaataaatacCGATCGACACATCACATTCAAGCATATAATCAAGACACCTTTGTATCTATATAAATCAAAAGAAgataaaaacaaaaacaatagtaatgataataataataataataataataataataatactaatagtaatagtaataataataatagtaataatagtaatagtaataataatactactaataataatagtagtaataataatactactaataataatagtagtaataatactactactaataataataatagtagtaataataatactactaataataatagtagtaataatactactactaataataatagtagtagtagtaataataataataataatcattattattataataattataaaaatgaaaaagaattGAATAATTCTTCCTCTCTTGAGCATTccaatattattatgaataatgataatatacataataatataaataacaaccatattaataatattacagatttaaataatatgaacgTAAATCAAAGTAACatgaaagaaaataataatataattgattatatgaacaataatcataataataacaatgataattacaataataaccatttgaataattcaataaacaaattatatacaaataatgtTTATTTTACTGAGGATTCTCAAAAAAGGAACCCTCtacaaacatataataCTTCAAAAAATACGAATAACTTTTTGaatgtaaataattttacaagttcatataatttccctaatataaataatatggacactaatatatataacaatatagcatgtaataattttaacaaaaatataaataataacattaatgatatatccattaataaacataacaatatatttaataacaTGAATCATTTAAATCATTTAGATAACGATTcatatattcaaaataatttatataaaaatcatATGAATGTAAATACAAACATTCTATATAATCCTATcatgaataatattaacaatgttcaaataaataatttatccataccaaataataaaaatgaggataataatgaaattaatCATGATGATAGTAATGATGATGACAGTAATAGTAGTCATATAACATTAAATAAAAGcgataaaaataaaaactaTTTTTCGTTAAATCCAAAATATCAAATTTATCaaaatcataatataaacaaaaatatcCAAAACAATCTAAATGAAcaaagaaaagaaaaaaatgatcaacaaaatgataatattaaagaaataaaaaataaagaattattaaatgatgCCATTTCTTCTATTGAAGACAGTAATGATAATTCATATTCTAAGTATATTACTTCTTCTGATATATCACAAAATAATACAGTTAATTCTTTTCAACATAATAAGCAGGTTGCCGTAAATTTTATGTACAACAATATAATGCTtgataacaataataacatcaatgatgataataataataataataattatttttgtattcCATGTGGATACAATacaaaagaatataaatataatatatataatacatacaaTTATCCAAATAATGCTAACcatatatacaataatatgaacatttcatataataataataataataataataataatagtaacaGTGCCTACAACAATAATTAtgttacatataataattttcattCTTCTTACCATAATAATTACATtgtacataataattttcataatccttacaatatatatgataacATTCAAAATACAGAACAAAACaaattatgtaatataaatcaaaatGATGAAAGACAAAACAATTCATTTAATCATATTAATACAGATCCTCATAAAGTTGtaaattcaaataattttcAGCACATTAATACATTTCATTATAACAACAACTTAAATCATAACATATTAACAGAATCAAGTAATttaaatagaaaaaatgaaaatgattatattcCTTCTAGTTATTCACAAATTCATAATCATcaaatatgtaaaaaagTAGAGGAATATACCTACAATTCTATAAACCAAAACACcaataattttaataacaaTGTCATGATGTTAATGAATACATCAAATAACATGCCACTGGATACTAATACTtataattgtaataataataaaataatatataaacatattatcAATGATCATATCAATCAAGAGGATAATAATGTggaatatgaaaatttaaataattcttGTGATAATACACAAAATAAGGAAACCTTTTGCAATCAAGATCTTATAAATAGTtctaatataaataataatacaagTTCCTACACatttcaaaataataatgatttatatacaaaaaaaaaaattatgcAATATAATCATGATAAcatttacaaaataaatactaCTTCAGAAAATATAGGAAGCCAACACACCAACAATAAAACAAGCATATATAACCACAAAAACGGGGCATACGAACAGCATACAGAGCAGAACAATGAACAGAACATTGAACAGAACATTGAACAAAATGTTGAACAGAACGTTGAACAAAATGTTGAACAGAACGTTGAACAAAATGTTGAACAGAACGTTGAACAGAACGTTAAACAAAATGTCGAACAAAATGTCGAACAAAATGCCGAACAAAATAGTAATAACGAATCaataaaaaacaatacTGTAGAAAcatttaaaagaaataaaaaccAGATTACCAACTCAAATAATTTCATATCAAAACAAGAAAATGACACAAACAACATCTTAAACAATATcaacataaatataaaagaacaAATTAATAGACACAAAATAAACGAATTCCAGTGGGAAAAATCAAACAAAATAGATATCGAAAAAAACAACTGTTTAACAacaaaatatgataatgaaaatgataatgaaaatgataatgaaaatgataatgaaaatgataatgaaaatgataatacatatagtaaaaataatgacatagttatatgtaataatcataataattcatcacacgttcaaaaaaattactataatatgaatgaaagtatgataaatgaaaataatataataattactGAAAGAGAAAATTTAAAGAATACAACTGAAGAATATTTTACTAATGAacttataaaaaaggactccttagaaaaaaataaatcagATACAAAATTTCTAATCaaatttaataatgaaattaaaaaagaagaaaaaaaaaaagataatataaatatcttcatcaataacaatatatatgaattaaaagaaattaatggaaataaaaatagatcagattattttcataatacAAAAGATGATAAAGAGAATATAACAAATGTATACTCAAATAATCATTTAAGTGTAcctttaaataaatataatgatgaagacaaacaattaataaaacaaatgaaTCATGCTTCTAATTTGAATCCTATATttgattataattatcataataattatagtTCTACAAATTCCCAAccattaataaaaaataatacgGAAAATCTACACTCATTCAAGAACGAGACACATTCGacatatgtaaaatatataaaaaatgagaTAAATAACATGAACAATTCAGTAGATGTTccaacaaaaaaaaatgattacATGTACacaaattatttaaatatggaacatataaaaatgaataatatggaaaaagaaataataaaaaaagagaaaaataatgaaatacAAGGTCAAAGAATTCACGTGGAACATGATAGAGACCTTCATTATAATACAACtcaagaaaaaaacattataaataatcaaaaCCCTCAAACAAATCATGATGgagatataaatataaatattaacTCTAATAAATTTACGACCCTTACCACtttaaaggaaaaatatcaaaataatatcaaCACAAATGAacaacataataaaaatgaagaaaacaaaaataaaaatgtaataaacAATACATCCCAAATGattaatgataataatgttatacaaaatgatataaataatatgaacaataaggaaaatcaaaatgtatatataaatgtacatacacaatataaatcggataatatatcatcatttgaaaaaaatttcataacattaaaaaataataataatcataataataatcataataataataataattattattatattaataatgataatattcACTTAAATGATTCTCATATCGATATTATGAAAACAAATAACatcaataaaaatatgacaACAAATTCTACACCATATTTTAAccataatattatatcaaaTGATTGCTCAcctaataatattaatcaGAACATTTTTGTAGATccaaataaatatatatataacagCAAACATACAAATTATAATGCATATCATGATGAAAGTTTACAAGTTGTAGGTAATCACAATTCATCATCTCTTTTACGAAATACCAACGAATCATTTTCTAATcaatatgataataaaaaaaatttagaaGCACACCATAttgatgatgataaaaataaagaagcATTTcataatgatgatgataaaaataaagaagcATTTcataatgatgatgataaaaataaagaagcATTTCATAAcgatgatgatgaaaataaagaagCATTTcataatgatgatgataaaaataaagaagcATTTcataatgatgatgataaaaatgtagTAACATTTcataatgataattataataataattattattttgatggaaataataatatgcaAGATGAATCCTTTTATTCAAATAACTCTCATGCAGAATACAATCAAAGTAACatagaatatatatcaaatgaTGATATGAATTATTCTCATATACAACAATATACAAATGGTTTTTgttatacaaataataatcaatatataaataaccCAGAGTTAACTAATAAtagtacatatatatataataactcatatatgaataataatacatattcatttaataaagaatattctaataataatatgtgtcatcataaaaatgataacaTTCATATGATTAATGATATAGCAACAAAGCTTAACCACCATCCCATGAACATGTACAATAgttgtaataataatattatttataataataataacaacaaccAAATGTATGACaacaatattaataacatGTACAACGATTactataattataataataataataataataacatgtACAACAATTACTATAactataataataataacatgtacaacaattattataactatagtaataaaaatttttatatgaatcAAAAGTATACAGAAGGTGCAACAAGTTTTATGAACATAGATGATATGAAAGATGCAGGAAATGAAAACAATATgcatattttaaataacaATTCTATAAATCAAACATATTACCACtcaaaaatgaaaaataataataataataatgatgatgatgatgataataataataataataataataataataataataataataatataatgatgaatAACAATTATCAACCCTTCCTATATGAAaatcaatataataaacatatgCATATGATGAACCAACAAATACAAAAAGACACAAATACTAGttttaaacatataacATGTAATCAAAAATttattgaaaataataagataaACACATCAAATGATCAAAATGTTACTAATATGCCTATTTTATATAGTATGAATAAAGAACAATATATCAACATATCTAACCATAACAATGGGTGTAATTATGATAACATCAATTCTATTAATGTTTATGAAAATAACAATGAATATATCGCGCcaaaaaacattttatataaaagtgaagaaaaagaaaatctttataattcttcatctatatataatcaaaattacgaacaaaaatatattaattacATGAATAATGCTAGctatataatgaataataacatgaacaattatacaaataattataatgtaCAAAATTTCAGAAcgtttaaaaataatgtcTTCCAACAACCTTTATCTTATTCAAACGGTTCTGAAGCTATGCTAAATGCGAGTGAATTTAATCAaggaataaataaagaaaattttcAAGGTGAATATGTTTCTAACTTGGTAAATTCAAATAAAGATAATGTTACTAATGTAGACGGAGTGTTGGGTATAAAGAAGGATAAAGAAAACGATAATAACGAGGAAGAAAATGATGAGgaagaaaatgatgaagaagaaaatgatgaGGAGGAAAATGATGAggaagaaaataatgaggaagaaaataaggaggaagaaaataaggaggtacaaaataatgaggtacaaaataatgaggtacaaaataataaggtacaaaataataaggtacaaaataataaggtacaaaataatgaagtacaaaataatgaggaagaaaataataatgtagataataataataacattttttataatatggAAGGTTCACAAAAAATATGTCATGATGATATTACTTTAAATGAATGTCTAAACTCAATCGATATAAACGaaggagaaaaaaaaacatttgaagaaaataaatcaaGTTTTTctatgttatatttattcgggaaagtaaaattttatattagtattattgatattatacataataaaacCAATTCTCATGATTTATTATGGGTACCTAGATGTTGTAATGGAAGTTATGGTAcctttttaaaatataattattcaaatatgaatgaaataaataaatatacacatgATGAAGGAATCGATATAGATTCTATTAATTTGAAATTAATGGAAACTAGATTCAGTAAAAATGTAGCTAGCTCCAGAAcaacaaaaagaaaaagaatgATAGACATTGATAAAACAgttttacattattataaagaaCATATAAGTGAATTCtttaatgataaaaataaaattataaaattaacaaaaaaactttgtaaatataaaaaaaaaagaaaatttaatgatacacaaaaaaaaggaacATACAAAGATGAAAAGgattatgataattatgatgTCCTCCCGAATGGTGATGAACAAAACcatgaaaataaaaaacaagaagataataataataataataacaataataatgataacaataataagaataaccataataatgataaccataaaaacaatagtaataataaggCTAAAGGTAAGAATATGGGGAAGGGAAAAAAACAAACTCCTAATCGAATgaataatacaaaaaatgttcaaaatggaaaaaatacaaaaaatacaaaaaatataaataatataaataatataaaaaatataagtaaTATGAGTAATGTAGAAAGTATAAATAGTATGACTAGCATAAAAAGTGTGGATGGTGAAAATAGGATGAACAACACAATTAGTATCAATGGTATTAATAAAACAGaaagtataaataatatagacATTACacaaaatatgaataatataaacagtataaataatataaacggtataaataatataaacggtataaataatataaacggtataaataatacaaacggtataaataatacaaacggtataaataatacaaacggtataaataatataaaccATATAAAccatataaataacataaacaatatgaacaatatgaacaatatgaacaatatgaacaatatgaacaatatcaataatatgaaccacatgaacaatatgaataataagAACAGAATAAATAGTTTAAgcaataaaaataatattaaccCTATAAATCAGTACAATGatgaaaaacaaaatgtaCTTAACAGCCATCTTCAATTCAACCAAGTgaattatcataataacCTTGTGAATGGTCTTCATAAAAACAATTTCttaaacaataataattatactAATACTACAGATATTAATGgaaataatatgattaGTCATAATGatcatatgaataataaattatacagtaatataaacaataattattattataatagGGCTAACAATGAAATTTCTAATAATACTAGTAAcaatcataataataattgcAATACATATGAATCCAAATACCAAACCATGATTCATAACAACAACATAGGACACGATCTAAAacaacaaataaataattataatgaaaatacatcttctaataataatttaagtATATCTCAATTACTTGAGGGAAATacaaattttataaatatttctaatacatttattaatacGAATTATTCTAATGATTTTCATCAAACAAATGACTTATTAGTAAATCACAATAATATAGACTTGAAATATTTGTCTGacaatattaatacaaatacatataatgaacaataa